Within the candidate division WOR-3 bacterium genome, the region AGTAGATATTAGAATAATTGCGGCAACGAATAAGGACCTAAGAAAAGCGATTGAAGAAAAGACCTTCCGGGAGGACCTGTTTTACCGCCTGAATGTTGTTCCAATTCATATACCACCGCTCCGGGAGAGAAAAGACGATATTATTCCTTTAGTATTAAATTTTATTAAGGAATTCAATCAGGAATTACACCGTTCTTATAAAGGCATATCTGAGTCCGCAGCAAAAGTATTCATAGAATACGACTGGCCTGGGAATATCAGGGAATTACGTAATGTGGTAGAGAGAATTATGGCTTTGCATCCTGCCGAAGAAATAAAATTAGAACATATTCCAAACGAATTAAAAAAGAATTCCATATTAACCGAAATCCCTTCAATAAAAGAAACGACTATGCAAAATAAGTTCCTCACCCTCGAAGAACTGGAAAAAGAGTATATAAAGGAAGTTTTGAAATTCACGGGCGGGAACAAATCAAAAGCTGCAAAAATTCTTGGTATCCATCTCACTTCACTCCTGAGGAAATTAAAAGATATGTAAAGCGAAGACTAAAAATCACCCTGGATGAAAATTTGCCTCACCAAATATGAAAATAAAATCCCGATATCCTTGAAAAGAGGACTTTTTTATTTTAAAGGGGTATTTAAAACGCTGTTTTTAGCCTAATAATACTTGCAAAATGCGATAAAGTTTTGCATTTTGCAATAGCTACTACATGAAATCCTTGAAATTTCAATGCAAAAACCTGGCACGAGTTTTGCATATTAAATGGGTGCAAAGGAGGTTTCAATGAACAACAACAAAAAATTAACCAAGAAATATGACCCATTTATTGAAGCTACCTATCAGTATGAGAAGGCAGCAAGCGTGCTGGATCTTGAGCCCTGGATTTATAACCGGCTCAAATATCCAGAAAAGGAGTTAACAGTCCATATTACAATAACGCGAGATAATGGTAAAGTTGAAACATTTACCGGATTTAGGGTTCAGCATTCAACTATCCGTGGTCCGGGAAAAGGCGGTATAAGGTATAGTCCAGATGCTTCATTAGAGGAATGCAAAGCCCTAGCTGCCTGGATGACCTGGAAATGCGCAGTTTTAAATCTCCCACTGGGTGGTGCCAAGGGCGCGGTGATCTGCAACCCACCTGAAATGTCGGAATCAGAACTTGAAAGACTAACCAAGGAATATACTTACGCAATAAAGGAAATCATTGGTCCACAAAAGGATATCCCAGCACCTGATGTCTGGACCAATCCCCAAACTATGGCATGGATATGCGATGCCTACAGCAGATATGTTGGTTATTTTGAACCTGCAGTAGTCACCGGGAAACCCATCGCAATCGGCGGTTCAAAAGGACGTTCAAGCGCCACTGGTTTAGGAATGTACTATACCCTTCTTGAGACATCCAAATATCTGGAAATTCCCCTTGAAGGAAAAAGGGTCACAATAATTGGATACGGGAATGTTGGTTCATCTATCGCAAGATTGTTGTATGACTATGGTTGCAAAATCATTGCTATAACTGATATCTACGGCGGAATCTATAACAAAAATGGAATAGACATCAAAGCCCTTGACCAATATGTGAGTCACACCAAGACAGTAAAAGGATTTAATAAATATGACGAAATCACTAATGATGAATTACTGGAACTGGATACTGATATATTGCTGCCCTGCGCGGTAGAGGGAATGATAAATGAAGACAATGCCCACAAGATAAAAGCAAAGATAATTTGTGAAGGTGCAAATGGTCCCACAACCAATGAAGCAACCGATATTCTCACCGATAAGAAAGTCTTCATCATCCCCGACATTCTCGCCAATGCCGGTGGTGTAACCGTCTCCTATCTTGAATGGGTCCAGGATATCCAGAGAGTTTTCTATGATGAGGAAGAAGTTAAGAATAAGTGCTGGCATATGATGCAACAGTCCTTCTGGGATGTTGTAAGAATTGCAGAAAAGTATAAAACTAATATGAGGCATGCGGCATATATCCTTGCGGTTCAGAGGGTCGCAGAAGCGGCAAGATTACTTGGGAGAGTGGGTAGAAACTAAAAACTAACTTTTATTATAAAGCCCGACCTTGATTGGTCGGGCTTTAAATTTTGCAAAAAGCATTCTTGCATTTTGCAATAGATGTCCAATCTTGTTAAAGTCATTGACTTTTCTTAAAATTTGCATATAATAAGCCATTCAAAAAGGAGCACAATAATGGACTTAAACTTAAAAGATATAAATAATATCCTTAAGAAATATGACTATAAAAAGAATGCGTTAATCGCAATTTTACAAGACATTCAGGAGAAATATAACTGGCTACCCCAGGAGGCATTGAGGTTTGTATCGGAAAAACTTTGTATTCCGCTTATAGATGTCTATAGCGTCGCTACATTCTACCGGGCTTTCAAACTTGTGGAACCAGGAAAACATAATATAACTGTTTGCATGGGAACTGCCTGTCATGTGAGAGGCGCGCCGGCCGTGCTTAATAGATTTGAAGAAAAATTAGGAATAACCGCTGGTCAGACCACACCTGATCATCATGTCTCCTTGGAAACCGTAAACTGCTTAGGATGTTGCGCACTCGCCCCGGTGGTGGTAGTTGACGGAAAATATAATGCACAAACCACACTCCAGAAAGCAGATAAAATTTTAGAAGAATTAAAACCCAAAGCGAAACCGAAATCCGCAGCACAAAAACCAAAGAAAAGTAAGAAATAATTGATGAATCTAATCAAGATTAAAGCAATACTTCAAGCCAAGGAAATTACAAACCATATTTCAATAGATATAGAAGTAAACTCGATAATTGCCTCAGATCTCATGAGCGATGTCTTGCATGCTAATGCTTCGGCTGAGCTACTTTTAACTGGATTGGCAAATAATCAGGCAGTAAGAACATGTGAAATTGCGGGAATAAAGGCAATCATATTCGTCCGTGGCAAATCACCGCCTATAGAGACGATTAAACTTGCAGAAGAATGCAACATTCCCTTACTCACCTGTGAATATTCAATGTTCGAAGCCTGTGGAATTCTTTATTCAAAAGGCTTAAAGACCGCAAAGTAAAGTATGGAACAGGAAACAATACTCTCTGAAGAATTTGAAATCACTGGTGGCGATTTTATAAACGGTGGCATGGCTTCTTGTAGAATAAAAAATATTCTAAAAGAGATTGGAATTGATGCAGAGATTATGCGTAGGGTCGCAATCGCCTCGTATGAGGCAGAAATGAATGTTGTAATGTATGCGAAAAAAGGAAAAATGAAACTTATCCTTACTCCTCACCGTATCGTAATAAAGGTTGAGGATGAAGGACCAGGAATTCCTGATATCGAACTTGCAATGCAACCAGGTTATTCAACAGCAACACCCGAGATGCGCGAAATGGGGTTTGGCGCAGGGATGGGATTGCCTAACATCCAAAAAAATGCTGACATATTCAATATCAACTCAACGGTAGGCAAGGGGACAAATCTTCAAATAGTCATCAATTTGAATAACAAAAATGTCTGACCCAATTCCCTATCACTCTATTAAAGTTGATGAGAAGAAATGCATCGGATGTGTCGTCTGCATGAAGGTTTGTCCGACAAAGGCGATAAGGATAAAAGAAAAGAAAGCCGCCGTAAATGCCGAGAGATGCATCGATTGTGGAGAATGCTATCGTGCCTGCCCTTATGGTGCAATTACACCCCTTACCACCAAAACATCAGATATCACCCGTTTCAAAATTAAAGTGGCGCTCCCTTCTCCTGTCCTTTATTCACAATTCGGTAGCAATATAATGCCCGATCAAATTCTCAATGCCCTGAAAGCGATTGGCTTTGATTATGTCTACGACGAGTCACTCGCCTGTGAAATGATTTCCATTGCAATTGAAGAATATCTTGAAAGAAACAAATCTCCCAGACCTATAATATCTTCAACCTGTCCGGTTGTCGTGCGTTTAATACAACGGCTATTCCCAAGTCTTGTTTCATTGATAATTCGCATGGAACCCCCCAGAGAAATTGCCGCGAAAAATTTAAAAAAGGAACTTTCAAAAGAACACAAAATTTCTGAACAAGATATCGGTATTTTCCACATCACTTCCTGTCCAGCCAAAATGGTATCTATAAATAAACCGGAAACAATGGAAAAATCCTACCTTGATGGGGCAATCTCCATCAAAGAAATATACAATCAATTGATGGCACAACTCAAAAAAGAAGAACATAACTTCATCCTCCAAACCCAGAGTCAAGCGAGTGGTATTGGAATCGGTTGGGCGATCTCGGGTGGTGAGATAAGAGGAATAAAGCAAGACGCTTCAGTTTCGGTCTCGGGTGTTCACGATACAATAAGAATACTTAGTGACGTAGAGTCTGGAAAAATAAAAAATATTGAATATCTTGAATGCCTAATTTGTCCAGATGGCTGCATTGGCGGACCACTCACAGTAGAAAATCGTTTCCTTGCCAAAAGCCATATCTTAAAGTTAATAAGAAAATTTGGGAGGAAAAATCGTATTGACATCTCTTATGTGAAACAATTATACGACAAAAATTTCTTTTCATTCGAACGGAATATCCAACCCAAGCCATTTCCCCCTTTGGATCCGGATAAAAATGAAGCAATTAAAAAGCTTAAGAAGAAAGAACGTATCCTTAAGAATTTACCCGGAATCAACTGTGGTGTCTGTGGAGCCCCAGATTGTGAGTCATTTGCAGAGGATTTGGTCAAAGGAGAAAAAGGCCTCACAATCGGGAGATGTGTTTTCTTAGGAGAATAACCTATGAAATTAACTGAAATAATAAAAGAATTGAATTTAAAAGTATTGTGTGCGGAAGAAAATCTTGAACGCGTGGTGAGCGATGGCTATGTAAGTGACATGCTCAGCGATGTAATGGCAAATGCGAAAAAAAACAACATCTGGATTACGCTACAAACTCATCCCAATATCGTGGCAGTTGCAGTATTAAAAGAAATCGCTGGAATCATAATTCCTGCCGGCCGCAAACCCGAACCTGAAACAATCAAAAAAGCAGAACAGGAAAAGATTCCGATCATGACCACGGAGTTATCAGGATTTGAAATAGCGGGAAGACTTTATAGAATGTTAAAATGAGTAGCGAGATTAATCGGAATTCTAAACAAACTCCCAATTCACAAATCACTATATATTACAACCGCATGGAGAATGAACAATACGACTTAGTTATGTCATCTGATCCAATTGGTGCGGATTATACAGAAGGAAACGAATCATTGAGCAAAAAGGCTTTCTGTATGACAAAAGAAGGTAAGGAAAGTCGGTCTTGGTTAAAATTGGCTAAAACTAAAGAAGAAAAAGAACTACTATTGAAACAGGTGAATTGATGAAAATATTTGGTGCTATTTTAGAGAAAAGCATGGTGAGAATCGATTCTGGAAAGTTAAAATTTAAATATTGTTTAGTATTTTGCGCTTGGAATTTCGAATTTGAAACAAAATGCTAAGATGGTTTCGGGCAGATTTACACATCCATACTTGCCTCTCCCCTTGCGGCGATTTGACGATGTCACCATTAAGAATAGTAAAAATGGCTTATGAAATGGGGCTCAATATCATAGGAATTTGCGATCATAATTCAGCCGAAAATGTCAGGGCTGCAATAAATGCCGCAGAATTGATTGGTAAGGAAAGGACTCATTCATCTCCTTTAGCCGTGCTTCCTGGCATGGAGGTTTGCACAAAAGAAGAAGTCCACATTATTGGTTTGTTTGGAAAATTAGAAGATGTTTTGAAATTGCAGACACTTGTTTATCAAAAATTGCCTGAAGAAAAGAACAATCCCGAGCTCTTCGGTGAGCAAATTATTGCTAATGAGTATGATGAGGTTGAAGGATATAGTGAAAGATTTTTAATCGGGGCAAGTACTTTAACCGTAAAAGGAGTTGTTGACCAAATCCATAGATTTAATGGTATTGCAATCGCATCACACATTGATAGAGAAGGATTCAGCTTAATTGGGCAATTAGGGTTCATACCCGAAGACTTACCTTTAGATGCTTTAGAAATTTCCGCTAATATTACGATTGATGATGCACTCAAGCGATTTCCTGAAATAAAAAAATTTCCAATCATTCGCAGTTCAGATGCGCATTTTCCTGAAGACATAGGAAAAGCAACAACCAGTTTTCTGCTTGAAGAACCAACGCTTACTGAGATAAAAACAGCATTTATGTTGCAAAAAGGCAGAAGATATGAAGCATAACGAGATTTCGATAGAGTAATGCTATGCAAGATTTATCGCTCCATATCTTAGATCTTGTTGAAAACTCAATAGACGCCGGGGCAACGAAAATTGAAATCCTAATTGATGAAGATGTCAAAAAGAATCTACTTAAAATAACAATAAAGGACAATGGCAAAGGAATGGATAAAAGAACGCTTAAAAAGGTTCTTGACCCATTCTATACGACAAAAACTGTCAGAAGAGTAGGCTTAGGTCTATCCCTTTTTGCCCAATCTGTTAGAGAAGCCGAAGGTACCATTCAAATTAAATCCAAGAAAGGGAAAGGCACGGTTGTGGATGCAAAAATGATATACAATCATATTGATAGGAAACCACTTGGAAATATGTGTGATACGCTTATTGCGCTTATTGGAACCAAAGGGGATGAAATAGATTTTGTCTACGAACATTGTAAGGATAGTGTATGTTTCAGGATTGATACAAAGGAGATAAAAGAATCATTAGATGGAGTTCCGATAAATAATCCTCTGGTATTAAAATTTTTGAAAGATAAATTAAAAGCGGAGTTTAAAAAGATAAGAGTAGGATATGAATGATAATGATCACTATAATACACGGCAAGGTTACAACCTTGCAAATCATAAAACTGTCGGACCCAAAGATTCGCCCTACATTTTGAATAATATAGAGTTTGCTGTAGGGCAAAACTTGCCCTGCAACAATGAAAGGAGTGAGGTATGAAAAAACTTAAAATCGGCGACCTTGAAAAAATAAGAGAAAAAGTCGCTAAAACAAGGGTTTTAAGAGAAGGTAAAGCAAGGGCTAGGATAACAGTTCATATGGGAACCTGTGGTATTGCTGCTGGCGCCCGGGATATTCTAACAACTCTTATGTCGGAGATAGAAAAGAAAAAGGTAACCGATGTTATTGTGACAACTTCGGGTTGTGCTGGACTGTGCAGTAGAGAACCGATGGCAACAGTCGAACTTATTGATAAGCCGCCAGTTAAGTATGTTGACCTTACACCTGAAAAAATTAAAAAAATATTCGCTGAACATGTAATGAAAGGCAATATCGTTAAGGAATACGCCCTTGCGGTAGGAAGTGAAACAACTCATTGACATATATCGTTATTGGGTTAGGGTTAAGGTGCTAGAAGATATATCTGAACTAAACTATCTTCCTAACCTTAACCATTAGATCATCTTTTGAGGAAGGAGGTTTTCTTGAAAACCTATAGGATGCACCTTCTGGTCTGTGCGGGAACTGGTTGCGTGGCAGCAGGTTCTTACGAAATCAAAGAAGCGCTCATAAAAGAAATAAACAAAAGGAAACTGCAGGATGAAATTGCGGTAATCTCTACTGGATGTAATGGATTTTGTGAGCGCGGTCCGGTTGTTGTTGTCCAGCCTGATGGAATATTCTATCAAAGAGTGAAGAAAGAAGATGTTCCTTACTTAGTGGAAGAACACCTGATAAAAGGAAGGCCAGCAAAAAGACTTTTGTATACACCACCAGCCGAGGCAATACCAATCCCGAAGATGAGCGATATTGGATTCTTCAAACTACAGAGGTTAATAGTCCTGCGCAACCGGGGTCGCATAGATCCAGAAAATATAGAGGACTATATCGCTTTTGATGGTTATAAGGCACTTGAGAAAGCGCTCACCAAGATGACGCCTGAAGAAATTATTAAAGAAATTAAGGAATCAGGACTACGCGGTCGTGGGGGTGCTGGGTTTCCTACCGGCCTAAAATGGGAGAGATGCCGACAACAGCCGGGCGATGAGAAATATATAATCTGTAACGGTGACGAAGGTGACCCTGGTGCATTTATGGACCGCAGCGTTCTTGAGGCTGACCCGCATGCAGTAATTGAAGGAATGATAATTGGTGCAAAGGCAATCGGCGCAAAGAAAGGTTACATATATGTCCGCACCGAGTATCCATTGGCACTAAAGCGAGTAAAAATAGCAATCGAACAGGCAAGGGAATATGGATTATTGGGTAAGGATATATTAGGAACTGGCTTTGACTTTGACATTGAAGTCTCAAGAGGTGCAGGTGCATTTGTCTCAGGTGAAGAGACTGCTCTTATTGCTGCAATAGAAGGTAGAATTGGAGTCCCAAGACAGCGTCCACCCTATCCAGTGCAAAAAGGACTCTGGGGAAAACCTACGGTTATCAACAATGTAGAAACCTGGGCAAATGTGCCACAGATAATAGAAAAGGGTGCAAAATGGTTTGCTGAGATTGGAACTGAAACAAGCAAAGGAACAAAGATATTCTCTCTCGTGGGTAAAATCAACAACACCGGACTTGTAGAAGTTCCGATGGGCATAAAATTAAAAGACATAATCTACGAAATCGGCGGTGGGATTCCTAAGAACAAAAAATTCAAGGCGGTCCAGACCGGTGGTCCTTCAGGTGGTTGTATTCCAGAAAAACTCCTTGATTTGCCTATTGATTACGAAAGTCTTAAAAAAGCTGGCTCAATGATGGGCTCTGGTGGAATGATTGTAATGGATGAAGATACCTGTATGGTCGATGTAGCAAAATATTTCATGAATTTCTTGAGGGATGAATCCTGCGGTAAGTGTCTTTCCTGTCGGGAGGGAACACAAAGAATGTGGGAAATCCTTAGTAAAATCACTGATGGTGAAGGAACTATGGAAGACCTTGAGGTCCTTGAAGAACTCGCATACGCAGTTAAAGATGCCTCTATGTGTGGTCTTGGTCAGACTGCAGCGAATCCGGTTTTATCCACGCTTAGATACTTTAAAGACGAATATATTGCGCATATTAAATATAAAAGATGTCCAGCAGTAGTATGCAAAAACATTATCTCTTCTCCCTGTCAACATGCCTGTCCTATTGGAACCGAAGCCCCAGCCTATATAGGATATATTGCCCGAGGTGAATTTGATAAGGCTTACGAAATAATACTGAAAGATAACCCATTGTTAAGTGTATGCGGCAGGGTATGTAATCATCCCTGTGAGACGAAATGTCGTGCTGGTCAGGGCGGTGACCCTATTGCAATCAGGGCTTTAAAAAGATTTGCAGCGGAATATGGCAATGGTAAAAAACCGACAAAAAGATCAAAACCGAGCGGAGAAAAAATTGCAATTATTGGTTCTGGTCCTTCTGGTTTGATGGCGGGTTATCATCTTGCCCAAAAGGGTTACTCTCCAACAATCTTTGAATCACTCCCAGTGATTGGGGGTATGCTTGCAGTTGGTATTCCTGAATATAGATTGCCTAGAAATGTCCTACAGAATGATATCCAGCGTATCATTGACGCTGGTGTTGAAATAAAGACGAATAAAAAATTAGGTAGGGACTTCTCAATTGATGATTTATTTAAAGAAGGGTACAAAGCAGTATACATCGCAATTGGTGCGCACAAAAGTGTAAAATTAGCAATACCTAATGAAGAAACCGAAGGTGTAATACCTGCTATGGAATTTTTGACTGATGTCCATCTTAAGAAAAAAGTGAAAATTGGCAGAAATGTGGCAGTC harbors:
- a CDS encoding Glu/Leu/Phe/Val dehydrogenase, giving the protein MNNNKKLTKKYDPFIEATYQYEKAASVLDLEPWIYNRLKYPEKELTVHITITRDNGKVETFTGFRVQHSTIRGPGKGGIRYSPDASLEECKALAAWMTWKCAVLNLPLGGAKGAVICNPPEMSESELERLTKEYTYAIKEIIGPQKDIPAPDVWTNPQTMAWICDAYSRYVGYFEPAVVTGKPIAIGGSKGRSSATGLGMYYTLLETSKYLEIPLEGKRVTIIGYGNVGSSIARLLYDYGCKIIAITDIYGGIYNKNGIDIKALDQYVSHTKTVKGFNKYDEITNDELLELDTDILLPCAVEGMINEDNAHKIKAKIICEGANGPTTNEATDILTDKKVFIIPDILANAGGVTVSYLEWVQDIQRVFYDEEEVKNKCWHMMQQSFWDVVRIAEKYKTNMRHAAYILAVQRVAEAARLLGRVGRN
- a CDS encoding NAD(P)H-dependent oxidoreductase subunit E — protein: MDLNLKDINNILKKYDYKKNALIAILQDIQEKYNWLPQEALRFVSEKLCIPLIDVYSVATFYRAFKLVEPGKHNITVCMGTACHVRGAPAVLNRFEEKLGITAGQTTPDHHVSLETVNCLGCCALAPVVVVDGKYNAQTTLQKADKILEELKPKAKPKSAAQKPKKSKK
- a CDS encoding transcriptional regulator, yielding MNLIKIKAILQAKEITNHISIDIEVNSIIASDLMSDVLHANASAELLLTGLANNQAVRTCEIAGIKAIIFVRGKSPPIETIKLAEECNIPLLTCEYSMFEACGILYSKGLKTAK
- a CDS encoding ATP-binding protein is translated as MEQETILSEEFEITGGDFINGGMASCRIKNILKEIGIDAEIMRRVAIASYEAEMNVVMYAKKGKMKLILTPHRIVIKVEDEGPGIPDIELAMQPGYSTATPEMREMGFGAGMGLPNIQKNADIFNINSTVGKGTNLQIVINLNNKNV
- a CDS encoding [Fe-Fe] hydrogenase large subunit C-terminal domain-containing protein, translating into MSDPIPYHSIKVDEKKCIGCVVCMKVCPTKAIRIKEKKAAVNAERCIDCGECYRACPYGAITPLTTKTSDITRFKIKVALPSPVLYSQFGSNIMPDQILNALKAIGFDYVYDESLACEMISIAIEEYLERNKSPRPIISSTCPVVVRLIQRLFPSLVSLIIRMEPPREIAAKNLKKELSKEHKISEQDIGIFHITSCPAKMVSINKPETMEKSYLDGAISIKEIYNQLMAQLKKEEHNFILQTQSQASGIGIGWAISGGEIRGIKQDASVSVSGVHDTIRILSDVESGKIKNIEYLECLICPDGCIGGPLTVENRFLAKSHILKLIRKFGRKNRIDISYVKQLYDKNFFSFERNIQPKPFPPLDPDKNEAIKKLKKKERILKNLPGINCGVCGAPDCESFAEDLVKGEKGLTIGRCVFLGE
- a CDS encoding DRTGG domain-containing protein, whose product is MKLTEIIKELNLKVLCAEENLERVVSDGYVSDMLSDVMANAKKNNIWITLQTHPNIVAVAVLKEIAGIIIPAGRKPEPETIKKAEQEKIPIMTTELSGFEIAGRLYRMLK
- a CDS encoding PHP domain-containing protein gives rise to the protein MLRWFRADLHIHTCLSPCGDLTMSPLRIVKMAYEMGLNIIGICDHNSAENVRAAINAAELIGKERTHSSPLAVLPGMEVCTKEEVHIIGLFGKLEDVLKLQTLVYQKLPEEKNNPELFGEQIIANEYDEVEGYSERFLIGASTLTVKGVVDQIHRFNGIAIASHIDREGFSLIGQLGFIPEDLPLDALEISANITIDDALKRFPEIKKFPIIRSSDAHFPEDIGKATTSFLLEEPTLTEIKTAFMLQKGRRYEA
- a CDS encoding ATP-binding protein, whose translation is MQDLSLHILDLVENSIDAGATKIEILIDEDVKKNLLKITIKDNGKGMDKRTLKKVLDPFYTTKTVRRVGLGLSLFAQSVREAEGTIQIKSKKGKGTVVDAKMIYNHIDRKPLGNMCDTLIALIGTKGDEIDFVYEHCKDSVCFRIDTKEIKESLDGVPINNPLVLKFLKDKLKAEFKKIRVGYE
- a CDS encoding (2Fe-2S) ferredoxin domain-containing protein — encoded protein: MKKLKIGDLEKIREKVAKTRVLREGKARARITVHMGTCGIAAGARDILTTLMSEIEKKKVTDVIVTTSGCAGLCSREPMATVELIDKPPVKYVDLTPEKIKKIFAEHVMKGNIVKEYALAVGSETTH
- the nuoF gene encoding NADH-quinone oxidoreductase subunit NuoF is translated as MKTYRMHLLVCAGTGCVAAGSYEIKEALIKEINKRKLQDEIAVISTGCNGFCERGPVVVVQPDGIFYQRVKKEDVPYLVEEHLIKGRPAKRLLYTPPAEAIPIPKMSDIGFFKLQRLIVLRNRGRIDPENIEDYIAFDGYKALEKALTKMTPEEIIKEIKESGLRGRGGAGFPTGLKWERCRQQPGDEKYIICNGDEGDPGAFMDRSVLEADPHAVIEGMIIGAKAIGAKKGYIYVRTEYPLALKRVKIAIEQAREYGLLGKDILGTGFDFDIEVSRGAGAFVSGEETALIAAIEGRIGVPRQRPPYPVQKGLWGKPTVINNVETWANVPQIIEKGAKWFAEIGTETSKGTKIFSLVGKINNTGLVEVPMGIKLKDIIYEIGGGIPKNKKFKAVQTGGPSGGCIPEKLLDLPIDYESLKKAGSMMGSGGMIVMDEDTCMVDVAKYFMNFLRDESCGKCLSCREGTQRMWEILSKITDGEGTMEDLEVLEELAYAVKDASMCGLGQTAANPVLSTLRYFKDEYIAHIKYKRCPAVVCKNIISSPCQHACPIGTEAPAYIGYIARGEFDKAYEIILKDNPLLSVCGRVCNHPCETKCRAGQGGDPIAIRALKRFAAEYGNGKKPTKRSKPSGEKIAIIGSGPSGLMAGYHLAQKGYSPTIFESLPVIGGMLAVGIPEYRLPRNVLQNDIQRIIDAGVEIKTNKKLGRDFSIDDLFKEGYKAVYIAIGAHKSVKLAIPNEETEGVIPAMEFLTDVHLKKKVKIGRNVAVVGGGNSAVDAARVANRLPGVEKVTILYRRTRAEMPAYPEEIESAIEEGIDIHYLTAPLRVIKKENRVVGLECVRMKLGEVDESGRRRPVPIKGSEFMIDIDTLIPAISEQPDISCLGTEHKFNITSWNTFEVDPETLATNIPGVFAGGDAIRGPSSVIEAMADGKKAAEAIDKYIKGEKIEFSYRVTRPSVYVEPVKLTEKEIFENKRQSTRKLEVKKRVKNFKEVDLGLDKTSAIKEAKRCLRCDLEVKLADEKRSKQ